In Serratia marcescens subsp. marcescens ATCC 13880, a single genomic region encodes these proteins:
- a CDS encoding glycosyltransferase family 2 protein, giving the protein MSSRKSLSVVMIAKNEAGLLPDCLRSVEWADEIIVLDSGSEDDSVAVAESLGAKVFTHTDWQGFGKQRQLAQSYASHDYVLMIDADERVTPELRQSIERVLNAPDDGAVYSCARRNLFLGRFMRHSGWYPDRVNRLYANPRYRYNDDLVHESLNIGDAKVIPLSGDMLHLTCRDLFAFQRKQLRYAEEWATQRHRAGKRCGYLSILTHTLGAFVKTWLLRAGFLDGKQGLLLAVVNAQYTFNKYAALWALGRNYSEK; this is encoded by the coding sequence ATGAGCAGCCGCAAAAGCCTGTCGGTGGTGATGATCGCCAAAAACGAAGCCGGGCTGTTGCCGGACTGTCTGCGCTCGGTCGAGTGGGCCGATGAAATCATCGTGCTGGACTCCGGCAGCGAGGACGACAGCGTCGCCGTCGCCGAAAGCCTGGGCGCCAAAGTCTTCACGCACACCGACTGGCAAGGATTCGGCAAGCAGCGTCAGCTGGCGCAAAGCTACGCCAGCCATGACTACGTTTTGATGATCGACGCCGACGAACGCGTCACGCCCGAACTGCGGCAATCCATCGAACGGGTGTTGAACGCACCGGACGACGGCGCCGTCTACAGCTGTGCGCGGCGCAACCTGTTCCTTGGCCGCTTCATGCGCCACAGCGGCTGGTATCCCGACCGCGTCAACCGCCTGTACGCCAACCCACGCTATCGCTACAACGACGATCTGGTGCACGAGTCGCTGAACATCGGCGACGCCAAAGTCATCCCCCTCAGCGGCGATATGCTGCACCTGACCTGCCGCGACCTCTTCGCCTTCCAGCGCAAACAGCTGCGCTATGCCGAAGAGTGGGCCACACAGCGTCATCGAGCCGGCAAGCGTTGCGGCTATCTGTCTATCCTGACCCACACGCTCGGCGCCTTCGTCAAAACCTGGCTGCTGCGCGCCGGCTTCCTGGATGGCAAACAGGGGTTGCTGTTGGCGGTGGTCAACGCGCAATATACCTTCAATAAATATGCCGCATTATGGGCATTGGGCCGCAACTACTCAGAGAAGTGA
- a CDS encoding glycosyltransferase family 9 protein, whose translation MKNILIIRRDNIGDLVCTTPLIEGVKIAYPDAKVYLLINKVSQDVVKNNPHLEKVFVYKKAKHKAKNETTLGVYFERLMIFLKLRKIKFDAVILANPVPCKYSLRLAKMAGATHIIGADLGTKDIHRPFRKDDFRGLHQVEHTYSYLSAITDQSIPIPPVRVFLTPEERQLAAQRLQERLPSVERVCAVHISSRSPKRRWPVERYAEIINRLTADPHTGVLIFWSPQGTLAPDDVGDQQRAEQLLALCQNERVALYPTASVRELLGGFDLCDRVLCSDGGQMHLAAALNKDMVVFFGDTDKTSWHPWTGRHHILQSGSGHCEDVSVDEVWQKMQALN comes from the coding sequence ATGAAGAATATTTTAATTATTCGCCGCGACAACATCGGCGATCTTGTTTGCACCACGCCTCTGATTGAAGGGGTGAAAATTGCCTATCCAGACGCAAAAGTTTATCTGCTGATCAATAAAGTCAGCCAGGACGTTGTTAAAAACAACCCTCATCTCGAGAAAGTCTTTGTCTATAAAAAGGCCAAGCACAAGGCGAAAAATGAAACGACGTTGGGCGTTTATTTCGAACGTCTGATGATCTTCCTGAAGCTGCGCAAAATAAAGTTCGATGCGGTCATTCTGGCCAACCCGGTGCCATGCAAATACAGCCTGCGTTTAGCGAAAATGGCCGGCGCCACCCATATCATCGGCGCCGATCTGGGCACGAAAGATATTCATCGCCCGTTCCGCAAGGACGATTTCCGCGGCCTCCATCAGGTCGAACATACCTACAGCTATTTATCGGCGATCACCGATCAATCCATTCCGATCCCGCCGGTGCGGGTATTCCTGACGCCTGAAGAGCGGCAATTGGCGGCGCAGCGGCTGCAGGAACGTCTGCCGTCGGTCGAACGGGTATGCGCCGTGCATATCAGCAGCCGCAGCCCGAAAAGACGCTGGCCGGTTGAACGCTATGCCGAAATCATCAACCGTCTGACCGCCGATCCCCACACCGGCGTGCTGATCTTTTGGTCGCCGCAGGGCACGCTGGCGCCGGACGACGTCGGCGATCAGCAGCGCGCCGAACAGCTGCTGGCGCTGTGCCAAAACGAACGCGTCGCGCTTTATCCGACGGCGTCGGTGCGCGAGCTGTTGGGCGGGTTTGATTTATGCGACCGGGTGCTGTGCAGCGACGGTGGGCAGATGCATCTTGCCGCTGCGTTGAATAAGGACATGGTGGTGTTCTTTGGCGATACCGATAAAACGTCCTGGCATCCATGGACTGGCCGTCATCATATTTTGCAGAGCGGGTCGGGGCACTGTGAAGATGTTTCTGTCGATGAGGTTTGGCAGAAAATGCAGGCGCTCAACTAA
- the rfaQ gene encoding putative lipopolysaccharide heptosyltransferase III — protein MMNDAPALTSAPSVQRILIIKLRHHGDMLLVTPVISSLRQNYPQAQIDVLLYQETQEMLASNPELSTLFAIDRQWKKQGARAHLGHELALLRRLKAQRYDLVVNLADQWRSAIITRLTGARIRLGFDFPKRRGFLWRHCHTQLVPVDNHAHLHTVEQNLSLLAPLNLPALNEHVTMSYDPQDWQTCEQRLQKQGVAGGYIVVQPTSRWFFKCWSEEKMAATLTALQADGHQLVITSGPDAREKAMVERILALCPPQGVISLAGQLTLRQLAALIDHAKLFIGVDSVPMHMAAALQTPCVALFGPSKLTFWRPWQATGAVIWAGDFGELPDPDAIDTGTDERYLDLIPTDAVIAAARSTLA, from the coding sequence ATGATGAACGACGCGCCAGCACTAACTTCCGCCCCATCCGTACAGCGTATTTTGATCATAAAACTGCGCCATCACGGCGATATGCTGCTGGTCACGCCGGTCATCAGCAGCCTGCGGCAAAACTACCCGCAGGCGCAGATTGATGTGCTGCTGTATCAGGAAACGCAGGAGATGCTGGCCAGTAATCCGGAACTGTCGACGCTGTTCGCCATCGACCGTCAATGGAAAAAACAGGGCGCCCGCGCGCATCTGGGGCACGAACTGGCGCTGCTGCGCCGCCTGAAGGCGCAACGCTACGATCTGGTGGTCAACCTGGCCGATCAGTGGCGCAGCGCCATCATCACGCGCCTGACCGGCGCGCGCATCCGTTTGGGCTTCGATTTCCCCAAACGCCGCGGCTTCCTGTGGCGCCATTGCCATACGCAGCTGGTGCCGGTCGACAATCACGCCCACCTGCATACCGTCGAACAGAATCTTTCGCTGCTGGCGCCGCTGAACCTGCCCGCGCTCAATGAACATGTGACCATGAGTTACGATCCGCAGGATTGGCAAACCTGTGAGCAACGGTTGCAGAAACAGGGCGTCGCCGGCGGTTATATTGTGGTGCAGCCCACCTCGCGCTGGTTCTTCAAATGCTGGAGCGAAGAGAAAATGGCCGCCACCCTCACCGCCTTACAGGCCGACGGACACCAGTTGGTGATCACCTCCGGCCCCGACGCCAGAGAAAAAGCCATGGTCGAGCGCATTTTGGCGCTCTGCCCGCCGCAGGGCGTAATCTCGTTGGCCGGCCAGCTGACGCTGCGCCAACTGGCCGCCCTGATCGACCACGCCAAATTGTTTATCGGCGTGGATTCAGTGCCGATGCACATGGCCGCCGCGCTGCAAACGCCGTGCGTGGCGCTGTTCGGCCCTTCCAAGCTGACTTTCTGGCGGCCGTGGCAAGCTACCGGCGCCGTGATCTGGGCCGGCGACTTCGGCGAACTGCCCGATCCGGACGCCATCGATACCGGCACCGACGAACGGTATCTCGACCTTATTCCTACAGACGCGGTGATTGCAGCCGCGCGGAGCACGCTGGCATGA
- the coaD gene encoding pantetheine-phosphate adenylyltransferase, protein MTSKAIYPGTFDPMTNGHLDLVTRASLMFDHVILAIAASPSKKPLFSLDERVALATQVTSHLDNVEVLGFSELMAHFAAHQNANILVRGLRAVSDFEYELQLANMNRHLMPTLESVFLMPSEEWSFISSSLVKEVARHGGDIAPFLPDVVTQALMAKLAAE, encoded by the coding sequence ATGACCAGCAAAGCCATCTATCCCGGGACGTTCGATCCCATGACCAACGGCCACCTGGATTTAGTGACGCGCGCGTCGCTGATGTTCGATCACGTGATTCTGGCCATCGCCGCCAGCCCAAGCAAAAAGCCGCTGTTTAGCCTGGATGAGCGCGTGGCGTTGGCGACGCAGGTCACCTCGCATCTGGACAATGTGGAAGTACTGGGCTTCAGCGAGCTGATGGCGCACTTTGCCGCTCACCAGAATGCCAACATCCTGGTGCGCGGCCTGCGTGCGGTGTCTGACTTTGAATACGAACTGCAGCTGGCGAACATGAACCGCCATTTGATGCCGACGCTGGAAAGCGTGTTCCTGATGCCTTCCGAAGAGTGGTCGTTCATCTCCTCCTCACTGGTGAAGGAGGTCGCGCGTCACGGCGGCGATATTGCGCCTTTCCTGCCTGATGTGGTTACGCAAGCGCTGATGGCGAAGCTCGCCGCCGAGTGA
- a CDS encoding glycosyltransferase, whose translation MNIQPPLLSVIVPFYNNEAFVIAALDSLFTQISDDIEVVIIDDGSTDASGALVSRYLAQRQHPQVAFISQANGGIAHARNVGLQQATGRYVTFLDGDDLLSDDYLAILHPLLIAGEYDLIDFNYQKFTEQPPKSENRATQPVAYDFSSLGLSCLQPLFARSMWHLWSRVYKRTLLAGEAFEDGRRYEDVIFTPFQYFKTRRIAHLECELYFYRDNNQGITRNIKPKDIDDLLFAMEKMLRFVAQHPGDEPLRRLAALMLANCFSEVKSMSKAVYGYYHYAPATLHILRRAAAVCRNSDVPGKKVRQMRYARVDTLLSKLRGRRPR comes from the coding sequence GTGAACATTCAGCCACCGCTGCTCAGCGTTATCGTGCCGTTTTATAATAACGAAGCGTTCGTCATCGCTGCGCTGGATTCGTTATTTACGCAGATTTCTGATGATATTGAGGTGGTGATCATCGACGATGGCTCTACCGATGCGTCGGGGGCGCTGGTCAGCCGGTATCTGGCGCAGCGGCAGCATCCGCAGGTGGCTTTTATTTCTCAGGCCAACGGCGGTATTGCGCACGCCCGCAATGTCGGCCTGCAGCAAGCCACCGGGCGCTACGTCACCTTTCTCGACGGCGACGATCTGCTAAGCGACGACTATCTGGCGATCCTGCATCCCCTGCTGATCGCCGGTGAGTATGACCTGATCGATTTTAATTATCAGAAGTTCACCGAACAACCGCCGAAATCCGAGAACCGCGCGACGCAGCCCGTAGCCTACGACTTTTCATCGTTGGGGCTGAGCTGCCTGCAACCGCTGTTCGCGCGCTCAATGTGGCATCTCTGGAGCCGGGTATATAAACGCACGCTGCTGGCAGGGGAAGCGTTCGAAGACGGCAGGCGCTATGAAGACGTGATTTTCACGCCTTTTCAGTATTTCAAAACTCGCCGTATCGCCCATCTTGAGTGCGAACTCTACTTCTATCGGGATAACAACCAGGGCATCACCCGCAATATCAAACCCAAAGATATTGACGATCTGTTGTTCGCTATGGAGAAAATGCTGCGCTTTGTGGCGCAACATCCTGGGGATGAGCCGCTGCGCCGGTTGGCCGCCCTGATGCTGGCCAACTGCTTTTCCGAGGTGAAAAGCATGTCGAAGGCGGTGTACGGGTATTATCATTACGCGCCGGCAACGCTGCACATTCTGCGCCGCGCCGCCGCTGTCTGCCGCAACAGCGACGTGCCGGGCAAAAAAGTCCGTCAGATGCGCTATGCGCGAGTGGATACCTTGCTTTCTAAGCTGCGCGGGCGCAGGCCGCGCTAA
- the mutM gene encoding bifunctional DNA-formamidopyrimidine glycosylase/DNA-(apurinic or apyrimidinic site) lyase, with amino-acid sequence MPELPEVETSRRGIEPYLVGHSIQYAVVRNARLRWPVSEQILTLSDRPVLSVQRRAKYLLIELENGWIIVHLGMSGSLRMLREENEDEAGKHDHVDLVISNGMILRYTDPRRFGAWLWCEDLATSSVLAHLGPEPLSEAFNGDYLYEKSRNKRTLIKPWLMDNKLVVGVGNIYASESLFSAGILPDRPAGSLSKAEAELLAKTIKTVLQRSIEQGGTTLRDFLQSDGKPGYFAQELQVYGRAGEPCRACGTPIESAKHGQRSTFFCRRCQR; translated from the coding sequence ATGCCTGAATTACCGGAAGTTGAGACGAGCAGACGCGGTATAGAGCCTTATCTTGTCGGCCACAGCATTCAGTATGCGGTGGTGCGCAACGCGCGCCTGCGCTGGCCGGTTTCCGAACAGATCCTGACGCTGAGCGATCGGCCGGTGCTCAGCGTGCAGCGCCGGGCCAAATACCTGCTGATCGAGCTGGAGAACGGTTGGATTATCGTGCACCTGGGCATGTCGGGCAGCCTGCGCATGCTGCGCGAGGAAAACGAAGACGAGGCCGGCAAACACGACCACGTCGATCTGGTGATCAGCAACGGCATGATCCTGCGCTATACCGATCCGCGCCGTTTCGGCGCCTGGCTGTGGTGCGAAGACTTGGCGACCAGCAGCGTGTTGGCGCATCTGGGGCCGGAACCGCTGAGCGAAGCGTTCAACGGCGACTACCTGTATGAAAAATCACGCAATAAGCGCACGCTGATCAAACCGTGGCTGATGGATAACAAGCTGGTGGTCGGCGTCGGTAACATTTACGCCAGCGAATCGCTGTTCAGCGCCGGGATCCTGCCCGATCGTCCGGCGGGATCGTTGAGCAAAGCCGAAGCGGAACTGCTGGCGAAGACCATCAAGACGGTGTTGCAGCGCTCTATCGAGCAGGGTGGCACGACATTGCGCGACTTTTTGCAGTCGGACGGCAAACCGGGGTATTTCGCGCAGGAGTTGCAGGTTTACGGGCGGGCGGGAGAACCTTGCCGCGCGTGCGGCACGCCGATCGAATCCGCCAAGCACGGGCAGCGCAGCACCTTCTTTTGCCGGCGCTGCCAGCGCTGA
- a CDS encoding glycosyltransferase encodes MRILMIIDGLPGGGAEKVVLTLCQGMQQQGHDVSLISLRDVCNYPIPSGIDYQVVADRSRAPWRKLTELPRRAAALDRAIAEHERQRGAFDLVFSNLHKTDRIVSRSKRLASDRLWFCIHGILSTSYLGHRKGLDRWLKQRKIANVYQGRNIVAVSQAVGDDLQRNLPIRPRRLAVINNPFDIDAIRQQAAAPCELAGQDYLVHVGRFHATKRHDRLLKAYALSGIQAPLALIGTGDDARVAEVKRLAADLGIAERVLFLGFQTNPYPFIRHASLLVLSSDSEGFGNVLVESLLCDTPVVSTRCPGGPAEILEKAGMANALAELNEASLAEKMAEIYANPPQINQQQLLSYGLEPICHQYIELKEK; translated from the coding sequence ATGCGTATTCTGATGATCATCGATGGTCTGCCGGGCGGCGGCGCGGAAAAAGTGGTGCTGACCCTGTGTCAGGGCATGCAGCAACAGGGACATGACGTCAGTCTGATCTCGCTGCGCGACGTCTGCAATTACCCTATCCCGTCAGGCATTGATTATCAGGTGGTAGCCGATCGCAGCCGTGCCCCCTGGCGCAAGCTGACCGAGCTGCCGCGCCGCGCCGCCGCGCTGGATCGCGCGATAGCCGAACACGAGCGCCAACGCGGCGCGTTCGATCTGGTGTTCTCCAACCTGCATAAAACCGATCGCATCGTCAGCCGCAGCAAGCGGCTGGCTTCGGACCGTCTGTGGTTCTGCATTCACGGCATTCTCTCCACCTCCTACCTCGGCCACCGCAAGGGTCTGGATCGCTGGCTGAAGCAACGCAAAATCGCCAACGTTTACCAGGGGAGAAATATCGTCGCCGTTTCACAGGCGGTCGGCGACGATCTGCAGCGGAACTTGCCGATCCGCCCGCGCCGCCTGGCGGTCATCAACAATCCGTTCGACATCGACGCCATCCGGCAACAGGCGGCGGCGCCTTGCGAACTGGCCGGCCAGGACTATCTGGTGCACGTCGGCCGCTTTCACGCCACCAAGCGGCATGACCGCCTGCTGAAAGCCTATGCGCTCTCCGGCATTCAGGCGCCGCTGGCCTTGATCGGCACCGGGGATGACGCCCGCGTCGCCGAGGTCAAGCGTCTGGCGGCAGACTTGGGCATCGCAGAGCGCGTGCTGTTCCTCGGTTTCCAGACCAATCCCTATCCGTTTATCCGCCATGCCTCGCTGTTGGTGCTCAGCTCCGATAGCGAAGGGTTTGGCAATGTGCTGGTAGAATCGCTGTTGTGCGACACGCCGGTGGTCAGCACCCGCTGTCCGGGCGGCCCTGCGGAAATTCTGGAAAAAGCCGGCATGGCTAACGCGTTGGCGGAATTAAACGAAGCGTCGCTGGCAGAAAAAATGGCGGAAATTTACGCCAACCCGCCACAGATAAATCAACAGCAATTGCTGAGCTACGGGCTTGAGCCTATTTGCCATCAATATATTGAGCTGAAAGAAAAATAA
- the rpmG gene encoding 50S ribosomal protein L33, producing MAKGVREKIKLVSSAGTGHFYTTTKNKRTKPEKLELKKFDPVVRQHVVYKEAKIK from the coding sequence ATGGCTAAAGGTGTTCGCGAGAAGATCAAGCTGGTTTCTTCTGCTGGTACTGGTCACTTCTATACCACCACGAAGAACAAGCGTACTAAGCCGGAAAAATTGGAACTGAAGAAATTCGATCCAGTTGTCCGTCAGCACGTAGTATACAAAGAAGCTAAAATTAAATAA
- a CDS encoding glycosyltransferase family 4 protein has translation MKAFRLAIVRQKYRPDGGAERFVSRALEALEQQDLDLNVITREWQGDANPNWHIHLCNPLKLGRISRERGFAVAARALWQKERFDLVQSHERIPGCDIYRAGDGVHRRWLLQRARLLPEWRRKWLFSNRYHRYVMCAERAMYAAPELKAVICNAEMIKQEIIADFGVPADKITVIYNAIDNQKFPPADEAQRQRLREQYQIPQQAHCLIFVGSGFERKGLAAAIRAVAATDSHLLVVGKDKAEKRYRALAQSLGCGDRIHFMGVQKQTLPFYQAADALLLPTLYDPFPNVILEAMSCGLPVITSTTCGGAEFITPGQNGFVTDALDVPAITEAIRALPRQALGSSMGEAARLRIMTATPAHLSEQLISLYNRLLD, from the coding sequence ATGAAAGCATTTCGTTTGGCGATCGTTCGCCAAAAATACCGCCCGGACGGCGGAGCCGAACGTTTCGTTTCCCGCGCCCTGGAAGCGCTGGAGCAACAGGATCTCGATCTGAACGTCATCACTCGCGAATGGCAGGGTGACGCCAATCCCAACTGGCATATCCACCTGTGCAATCCATTAAAGCTCGGCCGCATCAGCCGCGAACGGGGCTTCGCCGTGGCGGCCAGAGCGCTGTGGCAGAAAGAGCGCTTCGATCTGGTGCAAAGCCACGAGCGCATTCCCGGCTGTGACATCTATCGCGCCGGCGACGGCGTACACCGCCGCTGGCTGCTGCAACGCGCGCGGCTGCTGCCCGAGTGGCGCCGCAAGTGGCTGTTCTCCAATCGCTATCACCGCTATGTGATGTGCGCCGAACGCGCCATGTACGCCGCGCCCGAGCTGAAAGCCGTCATCTGCAACGCCGAGATGATCAAGCAGGAAATCATCGCCGACTTTGGCGTGCCCGCCGACAAGATCACGGTGATCTATAACGCCATCGACAATCAAAAATTCCCGCCCGCCGACGAGGCCCAGCGTCAACGTCTGCGCGAGCAATATCAGATCCCGCAACAGGCGCACTGCCTGATCTTCGTCGGCTCCGGCTTTGAGCGCAAAGGGCTGGCCGCCGCCATCCGCGCCGTGGCGGCGACCGACAGCCACCTCCTGGTGGTCGGTAAAGACAAAGCCGAAAAACGCTATCGGGCGCTGGCGCAGTCGCTGGGCTGCGGCGATCGCATTCACTTTATGGGCGTGCAGAAGCAGACCCTGCCGTTCTATCAGGCCGCGGACGCGCTGCTGCTGCCGACGCTGTACGATCCATTCCCGAATGTGATTCTGGAAGCCATGTCATGCGGCCTGCCGGTTATCACCAGCACCACCTGCGGCGGCGCCGAGTTTATCACCCCAGGCCAGAACGGCTTCGTGACCGACGCGCTCGATGTACCGGCCATCACGGAGGCTATTCGGGCACTGCCGCGCCAGGCGCTGGGTTCATCCATGGGCGAAGCGGCGAGATTGCGCATTATGACGGCTACGCCGGCACATCTGTCCGAACAGCTCATTTCCCTCTATAACCGGTTACTGGATTAG
- the waaA gene encoding lipid IV(A) 3-deoxy-D-manno-octulosonic acid transferase, which yields MLLRLYQVLLYLIQPLIWLRLLLRSRKAPAYRKRWAERYGFCAGKVVPGGIMLHSVSVGETLAAIPLVRALRHRYPALPITVTTMTPTGSERVQSAFGKDVHHVYLPYDLPGSMNRFLDQVNPKLVIIMETELWPNLINALHQRQIPLVIANARLSARSAAGYKKIGGFMRDMLRRITLIAAQNQEDGDRFIELGLKRSQLAVTGSLKFDISVTPELAARAVTLRRQWAPRRPVWIATSTHDGEETILLEAHRKLLEKHPDLLLILVPRHPERFPTAKELVQKAGFSYTLRSSGEIPSGSTQVVIGDTMGELMLLYGIADLAFVGGSLVERGGHNPLEAAAHAIPVLMGPHTFNFKDICAKLSQAEGLITVADVDSLVKEVETLLTDEDYRRYYGRHAVEVLYQNQGALQRLLQLLEPHLPPRSH from the coding sequence ATGTTGCTGCGTTTATATCAGGTACTACTCTACCTCATCCAACCCCTGATCTGGCTCCGCTTACTGCTGCGCAGCCGCAAAGCTCCAGCCTACCGTAAACGCTGGGCGGAACGCTATGGCTTCTGCGCCGGGAAAGTCGTGCCGGGCGGCATCATGCTGCATTCCGTCTCCGTCGGCGAAACGCTGGCGGCCATCCCGCTGGTGCGGGCGCTGCGCCATCGTTACCCCGCTTTGCCGATAACTGTGACCACAATGACCCCGACAGGTTCAGAACGCGTCCAGTCCGCTTTCGGCAAAGACGTGCATCATGTCTATCTGCCCTACGATCTGCCCGGTTCCATGAACCGCTTCCTCGACCAGGTGAATCCCAAGCTGGTGATCATCATGGAAACCGAGCTGTGGCCTAACCTGATCAACGCGCTGCATCAGCGGCAAATCCCCCTGGTGATCGCCAATGCGCGCCTGTCGGCCCGCTCCGCCGCCGGCTATAAGAAAATTGGCGGATTCATGCGCGATATGCTGCGCCGCATTACGCTGATCGCCGCACAGAACCAGGAAGACGGCGATCGGTTTATCGAACTGGGCCTGAAACGCTCGCAGCTGGCCGTAACCGGCAGCCTGAAATTCGATATCTCCGTCACCCCGGAACTGGCCGCCCGCGCCGTTACGCTGCGCCGCCAATGGGCGCCGCGCCGCCCGGTGTGGATCGCCACCAGCACCCATGACGGTGAAGAAACCATCCTGCTGGAAGCGCACCGCAAGCTGCTGGAAAAACACCCCGACCTGCTGCTGATCCTGGTGCCGCGTCACCCGGAACGCTTCCCGACCGCCAAGGAGCTGGTGCAGAAAGCCGGCTTCAGCTACACCCTGCGCAGCAGCGGCGAAATCCCGTCTGGCAGCACCCAAGTGGTGATCGGCGATACCATGGGCGAACTGATGCTGCTGTACGGCATCGCCGATCTGGCCTTTGTCGGCGGCAGCCTGGTGGAACGCGGCGGGCACAACCCGCTGGAAGCCGCCGCGCACGCCATCCCGGTGCTGATGGGCCCGCATACCTTCAACTTTAAAGACATCTGCGCCAAGCTCTCGCAGGCCGAAGGCCTGATCACCGTGGCCGACGTGGATTCGCTGGTGAAGGAAGTGGAAACCCTGTTGACTGACGAAGATTACCGTCGCTACTACGGCCGCCATGCGGTGGAAGTGCTGTATCAGAATCAGGGAGCGTTGCAGCGCCTGCTGCAGCTGCTTGAACCGCATCTGCCGCCCCGGAGCCACTGA
- the rpmB gene encoding 50S ribosomal protein L28: MSRVCQVTGKRPVSGNNRSHAMNATKRRFLPNLHSHRFWVEAEKRFVTLRVSAKGMRVIDKKGIETVLADLRARGEKY, translated from the coding sequence ATGTCCCGAGTCTGCCAAGTTACTGGCAAGCGCCCGGTGAGCGGTAACAACCGTTCCCACGCAATGAACGCGACCAAACGCCGTTTTCTGCCTAACCTGCACTCACACCGTTTTTGGGTTGAGGCTGAGAAGCGCTTTGTAACTCTGCGTGTATCTGCTAAAGGTATGCGTGTTATCGATAAGAAGGGTATTGAGACGGTTCTGGCCGATCTGCGTGCCCGTGGTGAGAAGTATTAA
- a CDS encoding glycosyltransferase family 9 protein produces the protein MSKKWKIKVADWFLRRYTAKYGRFQDKATFDGAQQFDNIVIYSTTALGDFMFNTPALRAMRERYPNAHITLVVHKKNRELVENGRYYDRVVYWDSKIKTIRPLLKSLREHQPDLALILHSHLPYDIISAVLAGAKYIIRDNYSSGICGLEPWLTNYVFHYYGHFVRRKLELISILGCRSDDPTMEIPVDYQRGVKSSDHPTIGFQLGASTESRCWPVSHYARLADELVAKHPNVRIVLIGAPFDDGKAKQFMSLIGPQTQACVDNQIGKTGLQGLLTLLDSFHVLVTGDTGPLHLAVALKVKTISLFVTADSRSTGPIQDPELHRIIQVSRTGYTMPLEAESPMGVIQPQRIYDELVAHVPLAR, from the coding sequence ATGTCGAAGAAATGGAAAATCAAGGTTGCCGACTGGTTCTTGCGGCGCTATACGGCGAAATACGGCCGTTTTCAGGACAAGGCGACGTTCGACGGCGCCCAGCAGTTTGACAATATCGTCATCTATTCCACCACGGCGTTGGGCGACTTCATGTTCAACACGCCGGCATTGAGGGCGATGCGGGAACGCTACCCCAACGCGCACATCACGCTGGTGGTGCACAAGAAAAACCGCGAGCTGGTGGAAAACGGCCGCTATTACGATCGCGTGGTGTATTGGGACAGCAAGATCAAGACGATACGCCCGTTGCTGAAATCGCTGCGCGAACATCAGCCGGATTTGGCGCTGATCCTGCACTCCCATCTGCCTTATGACATCATCAGCGCCGTACTGGCCGGGGCGAAGTACATTATCCGCGATAACTACAGCTCGGGCATTTGCGGGCTGGAGCCTTGGCTGACCAACTATGTCTTCCATTATTACGGCCACTTCGTGCGCCGCAAGCTGGAGCTGATTTCCATTTTAGGTTGCCGCAGCGACGATCCGACGATGGAAATTCCCGTGGATTATCAGCGCGGCGTCAAAAGCAGCGACCACCCCACCATCGGGTTTCAATTGGGGGCATCGACGGAGTCGCGTTGCTGGCCGGTTTCACACTATGCGCGGCTGGCCGATGAGCTGGTGGCGAAGCACCCCAATGTACGCATCGTGCTGATTGGCGCACCGTTTGATGACGGCAAGGCCAAACAGTTTATGAGCCTGATCGGCCCGCAAACGCAGGCCTGCGTGGATAACCAGATCGGCAAAACGGGGCTGCAAGGCTTGCTGACGTTGCTCGACAGTTTCCATGTTCTGGTCACCGGCGACACCGGGCCGCTGCATCTGGCGGTGGCGTTGAAGGTGAAAACCATCAGCCTGTTCGTGACCGCCGATTCACGCTCCACCGGGCCGATTCAGGATCCTGAACTGCACCGCATCATTCAGGTGTCGCGTACCGGCTATACGATGCCGCTGGAGGCGGAAAGCCCGATGGGGGTTATTCAACCGCAGCGGATTTATGACGAACTGGTCGCGCACGTGCCTTTAGCGCGCTAA